A single window of Anopheles moucheti chromosome 2, idAnoMoucSN_F20_07, whole genome shotgun sequence DNA harbors:
- the LOC128310894 gene encoding alkaline phosphatase 4-like, with protein sequence MVLSMCRCVLLLLSGLLFVLICDIDRAQGASVYKSPNLDDARFWRRNAESYLKKVLTYDENRRMIPSMAKNIIIFVGDGMGIASLSTGRIFKGQRAGRSGEEEQLSFDNFPNTGMSKTYNTDRQVPDSAGTATAMFSGIKTKYGVLGVDYTITETNLEAAKVPSFIDWAQAEGKRTGIVTTTRVTHATPAACYAHTINRNYECGAKIPVHLKNRIKDIARQMMEDAPGRNLNVVLGGGRNHFGASMPAHLKPEYKFQGAMEKTCIRTDGRNLVEEWKQRWNGTNAAYAWKTSDLRAAELDKVEHLLGLFNDDHLSYDSVRDRSPDGEPSLSEMTEAAIKVLQRPDSPGFALMVEGGRIDHAHHQNHAHLALAEVVELDKAVETALNMVDLDETLIIVTADHSHAMTFNGYPDRGNDILGFGNRPNATPYETITYANGPGFLQHRFNASILTEESTDWATWVKLNLLNRSEVTYRHLSAFPLPDETHGGEDVAVFAAGPGANLVRGTFEQNYIAYVMSYAGCMGPAKRLNVACDDDFRQEYTKASSAQRAACSIALVIVFMHAILGLVRRM encoded by the exons ATGCACGTTTCTGGCGACGAAATGCTGAATCCTACCTCAAGAAAGTCTTAACGTACGACGAAAACCGTCGTATGATACCCTCGATGGCGAAAAACATTATCATCTTCGTGGGCGACGGAATGGGAATTGCCTCACTATCAACGGGGCGCATCTTCAAGGGCCAACGAGCTGGACGATCGGGCGAGGAAGAACAGTTGAGCTTCGATAACTTCCCGAACACGGGCATGTCAAAAACATACAACACCGACCGACAGGTACCGGACTCTGCCGGTACCGCTACTGCCATGTTCTCTGGCATCAAAACGAAGTACGGTGTGCTTGGGGTGGATTATACGATTACCGAGACAAATTTGGAGGCAGCCAAGGTGCCATCGTTCATAGACTGGGCACAGGCAGAGGGTAAGCGAACGGGCATAGTGACAACGACACGTGTCACACACGCAACGCCCGCCGCCTGTTACGCTCACACCATTAACCGGAATTATGAGTGTGGTGCAAAGATTCCTGTACATCTGAAGAATCGCATCAAGGACATCGCTCGTCAGATGATGGAGGATGCACCGGGAAGGAATCTAAATGTTGTGCTTGGCGGAGGTAGAAACCATTTTGGAGCATCCATGCCAGCACATCTGAAGCCGGAGTATAAATTCCAAGGTGCCATGGAGAAGACGTGTATTCGCACCGATGGACGTAACCTGGTTGAGGAGTGGAAGCAACGCTGGAATGGTACAAATGCTGCATACGCCTGGAAAACCTCCGATCTGAGAGCAGCTGAGTTGGATAAGGTAGAACATCTGCTCGGTCTGTTCAATGACGATCATCTTAGCTACGATTCGGTACGAGACCGATCTCCAGATGGAGAACCGTCACTGAGTGAGATGACAGAGGCCGCGATCAAGGTACTGCAGCGACCCGATTCACCTGGGTTTGCGCTCATGGTTGAAGGAGGCCGCATCGATCACGCACATCATCAGAACCATGCTCATCTTGCGTTGGCCGAGGTTGTTGAGCTAGACAAAGCCGTCGAAACAGCACTCAATATGGTCGATCTTGACGAAACGCTTATCATCGTAACAGCGGACCATTCACACGCGATGACCTTCAACGGCTATCCAGACCGGGGGAACGACATACTGG GCTTCGGTAATCGACCCAACGCAACACCTTATGAAACGATTACCTATGCAAACGGACCCGGTTTCCTGCAGCACCGGTTTAACGCCAGTATACTGACCGAAGAGTCTACCGATTGGGCGACCTGGGTTAAGCTGAATCTGCTCAACAGAAGCGAAGTCACCTACCGGCATCTCTCAGCATTCCCATTGCCGGATGAAACGCACGGCGGTGAAGACGTGGCCGTGTTTGCTGCCGGTCCCGGTGCTAATCTCGTTCGCGGTACGTTCGAGCAGAACTATATCGCGTACGTAATGAGTTACGCTGGATGCATGGGTCCGGCCAAACGGCTCAATGTTGCCTGTGACGACGACTTCCGACAGGAGTATACTAAAGCGTCCAGTGCGCAACGTGCCGCCTGCAGTATTGCGCTAGTCATCGTCTTCATGCATGCCATCTTAGGATTAGTCAGGCGAATGTAA